From Entelurus aequoreus isolate RoL-2023_Sb linkage group LG22, RoL_Eaeq_v1.1, whole genome shotgun sequence, one genomic window encodes:
- the LOC133639366 gene encoding tudor domain-containing protein 7-like isoform X2, producing the protein MSDSESVKKMLRSVLQSSKQGVYISKLQSEYRSLCGENIPLKKLGFSDLECYLMSIPSVVRLDFQMGELRCFAAVCKETAHIAELVARQKTSKTSGSSQVVNCRMRRKDSNPYMLKASPMCSLRQPSFGNTFRPANRYQPHSGFRGFSASGDIRTNNLEMPQKPKENPPEQVQRLNCLESCQYDVKLVQRRLMQLLQKYNSGMWKSKLPTVFSDMFNQQLPPQALTHLEKWKHICVVEQSYSNTGDCLIYPPLPSSDAPGSSSRDCPTQTSIKLSTVPRSTSLQDSTFEKSAAPLPKLPFPKPNVISKELLAKPVLATAPQPANGHVTSQEAVQNSFAVTSINSNFVANTVNLRKNSHPLTSTCNNSSKTNLPSLAPCHQPTSEALPPQKYAFSSSFDSGTCLPTKSSDTIMPADVWENVKELLSKYSSGLWVHALPKLYMDTFKAPLPEHLLDKLCLLCTVEYPLANDKEKAILYNSIRGDMKSTDVTDSMKGRRHTHPSGVEIVGPLVPPCLVHPSAQYPSVLVTDAKSSNAVTIRYVGEGYSLAQEAMEDAMISFYKQSSTLQPLSNPVVGQLIAVKGDDGNELSRAQVTEVMALNKVKVYYVDYGFTVETTRERLLDLHQNFLLLPFQATHVRLAGLEAFSTNSSVLSSLCKWAIGKILLMEFVGTSPPTDLPEALLYDTSQEDDININLICLKDLQDETMNNPLTVNCTYPDVCVTNVCADGDVFCQLPSRGTEKLSKLLEDTEAFFMCQKTSEYLVSKPFNGKACLIRYQEKWSRAEITNLHGNRVVEVSLVDLGVPATVEITELREIPPLFIQDFTVIPPLAIKCRLADVTIPAGDWSPDAVLWLKNAILGVTDCKMKICKLEEHKGEKLVHIYLFVGPGSEDVNKSINHQLTRAQLLQKLPSKKKFIDTELSASLKRLTVSSPTPPCLGPCESSFPETTTRTIPPPLELPLPGQNLDVYVPVACHPSYFVIQPWQDLHKLGVLMGEMMLYYNQTTITSAVMQIKKGEIYAGKIQKNWHRVVVKGILSNGLITVYLLDYGKHELILSSLLQPLIEEFRQLPFQAVTARLAGVPKRQWSEEASMVFRNHIEQQALVAQIESVQDSSEAKVESWERSLTVYLVDTKMDSKDVWIHSLMADLYC; encoded by the exons TTGAGATGCTTTGCAGCAGTATGTAAAGAAACGGCACATATTGCCGAGCTGGTGGCGCGGCAGAAAACTTCCAAGACATCAGGAAGCTCCCAAGTCGTTAACTGCAGGATGAGACGCAAAGATTCCAACCCTTACATGCTTAAAG CGTCTCCTATGTGTTCGCTGCGCCAGCCTTCATTTGGTAATACTTTCAGACCAGCAAACCGCTATCAACCCCACAGTGGCTTCAGAGGCTTCAGCGCCTCAGGAGATATCAG GACCAATAATCTTGAAATGCCCCAGAAACCAAAAG AGAATCCACCTGAACAAGTCCAAAGACTCAACTGTTTGGAG TCATGCCAGTATGATGTGAAACTGGTGCAGAGAAGACTAATGCAACTATTGCAAAAGTACAACTCTGGGATGTGGAAGTCCAAACTGCCAACAGTCTTCAGCGACATGTTCAATCAGCAGCTCCCTCCTCAGGCGCTCACACATCTAGAAAAGTGGAAACACATTTGTGTG GTAGAGCAATCTTACAGCAACACAGGTGACTGCCTGATTTACCCTCCATTACCTTCCTCTGATGCTCCTGGAAGCAGCTCCCGTGACTGCCCCACACAAACCTCTATCAAGTTGAGCACTGTACCTAGATCCACCTCCTTACAGGACTCTACATTTGAGAAGTCTGCTGCCCCTCTTCCAAAGCTGCCTTTTCCTAAACCTAATGTTATTTCCAAAGAGCTATTAGCCAAGCCAGTACTGGCCACAGCTCCACAGCCTGCTAATGGCCATGTCACTTCTCAGGAAGCCGTTCAGAACAGTTTTGCAGTCACGTCCATTAATAGCAACTTTGTAGCAAATACTGTCAACCTTAGAAAAAATTCTCACCCTTTAACTTCTACATGTAACAACTCTTCTAAAACTAACCTCCCTTCCCTAGCTCCCTGTCATCAACCAACGTCTGAAGCTTTACCTCCACAGAAATACGCATTTTCCTCCAGCTTTGATTCTGGCACATGTCTTCCCACAAAGTCCTCCGACACCATCATGCCAGCTGATGTGTGGGAAAATGTAAAGGAACTTCTGTCTAAGTACAGCAGTGGGCTATGGGTCCATGCGTTGCCCAAACTTTACATGGACACGTTTAAGGCCCCACTCCCTGAACATCTTCTGGATAAACTATGTCTTCTGTGCACTGTGGAGTACCCTCTTGCAAATGACAAGGAAAAA GCCATTCTGTATAATTCCATCAGAGGAGACATGAAATCAACTGATGTTACAGACAGTATGAAGGGCAGACGCCACACGCATCCCTCTGGTGTGGAGATTGTGGGTCCTTTGGTTCCTCCCTGTCTAGTTCATCCCTCAGCACAGTACCCGTCCGTACTGGTTACTGATGCCAAAAGCAGTAATGCCGTCACCATACG GTATGTTGGTGAGGGCTATTCCCTTGCACAGGAGGCCATGGAAGATGCTATGATCTCCTTTTATAAACAAAGCTCGACTCTCCAGCCACTCTCCAACCCCGTTGTGGGTCAACTAATAGCCGTTAAGGGGGATGATGGCAATGAACTGTCCAGAGCTCAGGTCACGGAGGTGATGGCCCTCAACAAGGTCAAG GTTTACTATGTGGACTATGGCTTTACTGTGGAGACTACAAGGGAACGTCTTCTGGATCTGCATCAGAACTTCCTTTTGCTTCCCTTCCAGGCCACACATGTTAGGCTGGCAG GTTTGGAGGCGTTCAGTACCAATTCCTCTGTGTTGTCCTCATTGTGCAAGTGGGCAATTGGAAAGATTCTTCTGATGGAATTTGTAGGGACATCTCCCCCGACTGACTTACCAGAGGCATTGCTGTATGACACCTCGCAGGAAGATGACATCAACATAAACTTGATCTGCCTTAAGGATCTGCAGGATGAAACCATGAATAACCCCTTAACT GTGAATTGCACCTATCCAGATGTATGTGTCACAAATGTATGTGCAGATGGGGATGTCTTCTGCCAGTTGCCCTCCAGAGGAACTGAAAAGCTCAGCAAGTTGTTGGAAGACACAGAAGCCTTTTTTATGTGCCAG AAGACATCAGAGTACTTGGTTTCTAAACCTTTCAATGGCAAGGCGTGTCTGATCCGCTACCAAGAAAAGTGGTCCAGAGCAGAG ATCACCAACCTTCATGGCAACAGGGTAGTGGAAGTTTCCTTGGTTGATCTGGGTGTCCCAGCAACTGTCGAGATCACTGAACTCCGAGAAATCCCCCCTCTTTTCATTCAGGACTTCACCGTCATTCCACCACTG GCGATCAAATGTCGTCTGGCTGACGTAACCATTCCAGCGGGAGACTGGAGCCCAGATGCTGTTTTATGGTTGAAGAATGCCATCCTTGGTGTCACAGATTGCAAAATGAAG ATCTGTAAATTAGAAGAGCACAAAGGGGAGAAATTGGTCCACATATACCTCTTTGTGGGTCCTGGCAGTGAAGACGTGAACAAGAGCATTAACCATCAGTTGACTCGTGCACAGTTGTTGCAGAAACTACCCAGCAAGAAAAAATTCATAGACACTG AACTCAGTGCTTCTTTGAAGAGGCTGACTGTGAGCAGTCCAACTCCCCCGTGTCTTGGGCCATGTGAATCATCCTTCCCGGAGACAACTACAAGAACAATACCCCCACCGctagagctccccctg CCTGGTCAGAACCTCGATGTCTACGTGCCAGTGGCGTGTCATCCGAGTTATTTTGTAATACAGCCATGGCAGGACCTGCATAAACTGGGGGTCCTGATGGGAGAGATGATGCTTTACTATAACCAGACTACCATAACCTCTGCAGTCATGCAGATCAAGAAGGGCGAGATATACGCAGGCAAAATACAAAAGAA TTGGCATCGTGTGGTGGTGAAGGGGATCTTGTCCAACGGGTTGATTACCGTCTACCTGTTGGACTACGGCAAACACGAACTCATCCTCAGTTCCCTCCTCCAGCCCTTGATTGAAGAATTCCGACAGCTGCCTTTCCAGGCCGTCACCGCACGACTGGCAG GTGTGCCAAAGCGCCAGTGGTCAGAGGAGGCGTCCATGGTCTTCAGGAATCACATAGAGCAGCAGGCTCTTGTCGCCCAGATCGAAAGTGTGCAGGACTCGTCAGAGGCCAAGGTTGAATCTTGGGAGCGCAGTTTAACTGTTTACTTAGTGGATACAAAAATGGACTCGAAGGATGTTTGGATCCACAGCCTAATGGCTGACTTGTACTGTTAG
- the LOC133639366 gene encoding tudor domain-containing protein 7A-like isoform X1, which translates to MSDSESVKKMLRSVLQSSKQGVYISKLQSEYRSLCGENIPLKKLGFSDLECYLMSIPSVVRLDFQMGELRCFAAVCKETAHIAELVARQKTSKTSGSSQVVNCRMRRKDSNPYMLKASPMCSLRQPSFGNTFRPANRYQPHSGFRGFSASGDIRQLDNNQRNTLPVEHRQPSSPQSVKQCVVPDRTNNLEMPQKPKENPPEQVQRLNCLESCQYDVKLVQRRLMQLLQKYNSGMWKSKLPTVFSDMFNQQLPPQALTHLEKWKHICVVEQSYSNTGDCLIYPPLPSSDAPGSSSRDCPTQTSIKLSTVPRSTSLQDSTFEKSAAPLPKLPFPKPNVISKELLAKPVLATAPQPANGHVTSQEAVQNSFAVTSINSNFVANTVNLRKNSHPLTSTCNNSSKTNLPSLAPCHQPTSEALPPQKYAFSSSFDSGTCLPTKSSDTIMPADVWENVKELLSKYSSGLWVHALPKLYMDTFKAPLPEHLLDKLCLLCTVEYPLANDKEKAILYNSIRGDMKSTDVTDSMKGRRHTHPSGVEIVGPLVPPCLVHPSAQYPSVLVTDAKSSNAVTIRYVGEGYSLAQEAMEDAMISFYKQSSTLQPLSNPVVGQLIAVKGDDGNELSRAQVTEVMALNKVKVYYVDYGFTVETTRERLLDLHQNFLLLPFQATHVRLAGLEAFSTNSSVLSSLCKWAIGKILLMEFVGTSPPTDLPEALLYDTSQEDDININLICLKDLQDETMNNPLTVNCTYPDVCVTNVCADGDVFCQLPSRGTEKLSKLLEDTEAFFMCQKTSEYLVSKPFNGKACLIRYQEKWSRAEITNLHGNRVVEVSLVDLGVPATVEITELREIPPLFIQDFTVIPPLAIKCRLADVTIPAGDWSPDAVLWLKNAILGVTDCKMKICKLEEHKGEKLVHIYLFVGPGSEDVNKSINHQLTRAQLLQKLPSKKKFIDTELSASLKRLTVSSPTPPCLGPCESSFPETTTRTIPPPLELPLPGQNLDVYVPVACHPSYFVIQPWQDLHKLGVLMGEMMLYYNQTTITSAVMQIKKGEIYAGKIQKNWHRVVVKGILSNGLITVYLLDYGKHELILSSLLQPLIEEFRQLPFQAVTARLAGVPKRQWSEEASMVFRNHIEQQALVAQIESVQDSSEAKVESWERSLTVYLVDTKMDSKDVWIHSLMADLYC; encoded by the exons TTGAGATGCTTTGCAGCAGTATGTAAAGAAACGGCACATATTGCCGAGCTGGTGGCGCGGCAGAAAACTTCCAAGACATCAGGAAGCTCCCAAGTCGTTAACTGCAGGATGAGACGCAAAGATTCCAACCCTTACATGCTTAAAG CGTCTCCTATGTGTTCGCTGCGCCAGCCTTCATTTGGTAATACTTTCAGACCAGCAAACCGCTATCAACCCCACAGTGGCTTCAGAGGCTTCAGCGCCTCAGGAGATATCAG GCAATTGGACAATAACCAAAGGAATACCCTACCTGTTGAGCACAGACAACCTTCGTCTCCGCAAAGTGTGAAACAGTGTGTAGTCCCCGACAG GACCAATAATCTTGAAATGCCCCAGAAACCAAAAG AGAATCCACCTGAACAAGTCCAAAGACTCAACTGTTTGGAG TCATGCCAGTATGATGTGAAACTGGTGCAGAGAAGACTAATGCAACTATTGCAAAAGTACAACTCTGGGATGTGGAAGTCCAAACTGCCAACAGTCTTCAGCGACATGTTCAATCAGCAGCTCCCTCCTCAGGCGCTCACACATCTAGAAAAGTGGAAACACATTTGTGTG GTAGAGCAATCTTACAGCAACACAGGTGACTGCCTGATTTACCCTCCATTACCTTCCTCTGATGCTCCTGGAAGCAGCTCCCGTGACTGCCCCACACAAACCTCTATCAAGTTGAGCACTGTACCTAGATCCACCTCCTTACAGGACTCTACATTTGAGAAGTCTGCTGCCCCTCTTCCAAAGCTGCCTTTTCCTAAACCTAATGTTATTTCCAAAGAGCTATTAGCCAAGCCAGTACTGGCCACAGCTCCACAGCCTGCTAATGGCCATGTCACTTCTCAGGAAGCCGTTCAGAACAGTTTTGCAGTCACGTCCATTAATAGCAACTTTGTAGCAAATACTGTCAACCTTAGAAAAAATTCTCACCCTTTAACTTCTACATGTAACAACTCTTCTAAAACTAACCTCCCTTCCCTAGCTCCCTGTCATCAACCAACGTCTGAAGCTTTACCTCCACAGAAATACGCATTTTCCTCCAGCTTTGATTCTGGCACATGTCTTCCCACAAAGTCCTCCGACACCATCATGCCAGCTGATGTGTGGGAAAATGTAAAGGAACTTCTGTCTAAGTACAGCAGTGGGCTATGGGTCCATGCGTTGCCCAAACTTTACATGGACACGTTTAAGGCCCCACTCCCTGAACATCTTCTGGATAAACTATGTCTTCTGTGCACTGTGGAGTACCCTCTTGCAAATGACAAGGAAAAA GCCATTCTGTATAATTCCATCAGAGGAGACATGAAATCAACTGATGTTACAGACAGTATGAAGGGCAGACGCCACACGCATCCCTCTGGTGTGGAGATTGTGGGTCCTTTGGTTCCTCCCTGTCTAGTTCATCCCTCAGCACAGTACCCGTCCGTACTGGTTACTGATGCCAAAAGCAGTAATGCCGTCACCATACG GTATGTTGGTGAGGGCTATTCCCTTGCACAGGAGGCCATGGAAGATGCTATGATCTCCTTTTATAAACAAAGCTCGACTCTCCAGCCACTCTCCAACCCCGTTGTGGGTCAACTAATAGCCGTTAAGGGGGATGATGGCAATGAACTGTCCAGAGCTCAGGTCACGGAGGTGATGGCCCTCAACAAGGTCAAG GTTTACTATGTGGACTATGGCTTTACTGTGGAGACTACAAGGGAACGTCTTCTGGATCTGCATCAGAACTTCCTTTTGCTTCCCTTCCAGGCCACACATGTTAGGCTGGCAG GTTTGGAGGCGTTCAGTACCAATTCCTCTGTGTTGTCCTCATTGTGCAAGTGGGCAATTGGAAAGATTCTTCTGATGGAATTTGTAGGGACATCTCCCCCGACTGACTTACCAGAGGCATTGCTGTATGACACCTCGCAGGAAGATGACATCAACATAAACTTGATCTGCCTTAAGGATCTGCAGGATGAAACCATGAATAACCCCTTAACT GTGAATTGCACCTATCCAGATGTATGTGTCACAAATGTATGTGCAGATGGGGATGTCTTCTGCCAGTTGCCCTCCAGAGGAACTGAAAAGCTCAGCAAGTTGTTGGAAGACACAGAAGCCTTTTTTATGTGCCAG AAGACATCAGAGTACTTGGTTTCTAAACCTTTCAATGGCAAGGCGTGTCTGATCCGCTACCAAGAAAAGTGGTCCAGAGCAGAG ATCACCAACCTTCATGGCAACAGGGTAGTGGAAGTTTCCTTGGTTGATCTGGGTGTCCCAGCAACTGTCGAGATCACTGAACTCCGAGAAATCCCCCCTCTTTTCATTCAGGACTTCACCGTCATTCCACCACTG GCGATCAAATGTCGTCTGGCTGACGTAACCATTCCAGCGGGAGACTGGAGCCCAGATGCTGTTTTATGGTTGAAGAATGCCATCCTTGGTGTCACAGATTGCAAAATGAAG ATCTGTAAATTAGAAGAGCACAAAGGGGAGAAATTGGTCCACATATACCTCTTTGTGGGTCCTGGCAGTGAAGACGTGAACAAGAGCATTAACCATCAGTTGACTCGTGCACAGTTGTTGCAGAAACTACCCAGCAAGAAAAAATTCATAGACACTG AACTCAGTGCTTCTTTGAAGAGGCTGACTGTGAGCAGTCCAACTCCCCCGTGTCTTGGGCCATGTGAATCATCCTTCCCGGAGACAACTACAAGAACAATACCCCCACCGctagagctccccctg CCTGGTCAGAACCTCGATGTCTACGTGCCAGTGGCGTGTCATCCGAGTTATTTTGTAATACAGCCATGGCAGGACCTGCATAAACTGGGGGTCCTGATGGGAGAGATGATGCTTTACTATAACCAGACTACCATAACCTCTGCAGTCATGCAGATCAAGAAGGGCGAGATATACGCAGGCAAAATACAAAAGAA TTGGCATCGTGTGGTGGTGAAGGGGATCTTGTCCAACGGGTTGATTACCGTCTACCTGTTGGACTACGGCAAACACGAACTCATCCTCAGTTCCCTCCTCCAGCCCTTGATTGAAGAATTCCGACAGCTGCCTTTCCAGGCCGTCACCGCACGACTGGCAG GTGTGCCAAAGCGCCAGTGGTCAGAGGAGGCGTCCATGGTCTTCAGGAATCACATAGAGCAGCAGGCTCTTGTCGCCCAGATCGAAAGTGTGCAGGACTCGTCAGAGGCCAAGGTTGAATCTTGGGAGCGCAGTTTAACTGTTTACTTAGTGGATACAAAAATGGACTCGAAGGATGTTTGGATCCACAGCCTAATGGCTGACTTGTACTGTTAG